ACAAATGGCTCAAGAATCCTCTGCAGCCAACCTTGGTGGAGGAGCTGAGGCGGAAAGCTTCAGTAAGACCCTGACAGATCTCCATATGGACATCCAACCGAGCCAATTGCTGGTGATTGTTTTGGTCGGTGGGCTCCTCTTGATTCTCGTATCCATCCTTTCTTCACAATGGCTCTTGCATAAGAAACCAAAGGAACTTTTGGTGGATGTCGAATAAGAGATTGTTTCCTAAAATAGAAATAGGGTATAATAGGAGGTAGAAGTTTCTTAGATAAAAAGGAAAGTGTATGAAGATACTAATCGTAGAAGATGAAGTCCTGATTCGAGAAGGGATGAGCGACTATCTCATGGAATGTGGCTATGAGGTCTTTGAAGCAGGCGATGGGCAGGAGGCCCTGTACCTCTTTCACAGAGAAGCGCCGGATCTAGTCTTGCTGGACATCCAGCTTCCTATCCTCAATGGCTTGGAAGTCCTCAAGACTATTCGCAAGACCAGTTCAGTCCCTGTCCTCATGCTGACGGCCTTTCATGATGAGGACTATAAGTTGACGGCCTTTGGAGAGATGGCAGATGGCTACCTGGAAAAACCCTTCTCCTTGTCCCTCTTGAAGGTCCGTATCGAAGCCATTTTTAAAAAGCTCCAGCCTTCACGGGTCTTCACCTATGGAGAGGCACGGGTGGATTTTGAGAGTTATACAGCCAGCCTAGCTGGGCAAGCCATCTCCATGAATGCCAAGGAGTTGGAAATCTTGGAATACTTGCTCCAGCATGAGGGCAAGGCCCGGACCCGCTCTCAGATCCTCGATGCCGTCTGGAAGGAGACGGAGGAGATTCCTTTTGACCGGGTGATCGATGTCTATATCAAGGAACTACGAAAAAAACTAGAGCTGGACTGTATCGTTACGGTACGCAATGTCGGCTATAAATTGGAGAGACCATGACCAAACGGAGTATCTTTGCAAAAATCTTTCTGATCACCTTTGCCCTTTTTAGTAGCTTAGTCATCCTTCTCCATGCTTCGGTTTACTTTATTTTTCCATCGACCTATATCGAGTCCCAGCGCCAGACAATTTTGAAGAAATCGCAAGCCCTGGCCAAGAGTTTCCAGGGCCAGGAAGAAGGGACCATTGAGTCGGTCATCGACCTTTATTCCAAGACCAATGATATCAAGGTGTCTATCAAAGGAAAGCAAAAACAAAATGCCATAGAGGTCAAGGATGACCTGCTCCTGAACCCTGACAGCCAGAACAATTCCCTGGTCATTGAAGAGCGAAAGATTCAGACCAAGGAAGGGAAAGACTTAACCTTGCAATTCTTAGCGACCGTCGATTCGCAAAAGGAAGCGCGGGACATCAGTCTGGGCTTTCTTCCCTATAGTCTTCTGGCTTCCTTTGTTCTGTCACTCCTTGCCTCCTATCTCTATGCCCGCATGATTTCTGCTCCGATCCTGGAGATCAAGCAGATGACCAAGCGGATGAAGCGTTTGGATCGGACGGCCAGTCTTCCCATTCATTCGCAGGATGAGATCGGCGTCCTCAAGCAACAGATCAACGACCTCTATCATCATCTCCTAGAAGTGATCGACAATCTGGAGCAGCAGAAACAGGAAAATCTGAAATTGGAGCAGATGAAGGTCGAATTTCTACGTGGGGCCTCGCATGAGCTCAAGACGCCTCTGGCCAGCTTGAAGATTATCCTAGAAAATATGCGGGATAAGATCGGCCGCTACAAGGACCGGGACCGCTATCTGTCGGTCTCCCTCGATATCGTCGATGAGATGAACCAGATCGTCCTAGAAATCCTGTCCCTGTCCTCTGTCCAAGAATTGGCCGGAGACAAGG
The Streptococcus parasanguinis genome window above contains:
- a CDS encoding sensor histidine kinase gives rise to the protein MTKRSIFAKIFLITFALFSSLVILLHASVYFIFPSTYIESQRQTILKKSQALAKSFQGQEEGTIESVIDLYSKTNDIKVSIKGKQKQNAIEVKDDLLLNPDSQNNSLVIEERKIQTKEGKDLTLQFLATVDSQKEARDISLGFLPYSLLASFVLSLLASYLYARMISAPILEIKQMTKRMKRLDRTASLPIHSQDEIGVLKQQINDLYHHLLEVIDNLEQQKQENLKLEQMKVEFLRGASHELKTPLASLKIILENMRDKIGRYKDRDRYLSVSLDIVDEMNQIVLEILSLSSVQELAGDKEWIQLDQVVEQILDQYKVLAQSRALTIDNQIPDKAVYMDPAILKLVLSNVISNAVKHSDAGGEIQLRLEEEGTHLAVENTSQEMVETAELPMTASHQKKEGGLGLFVVQHLLDHEELAYQFDKTAMGLRFRMELPKEPQE
- a CDS encoding response regulator transcription factor produces the protein MKILIVEDEVLIREGMSDYLMECGYEVFEAGDGQEALYLFHREAPDLVLLDIQLPILNGLEVLKTIRKTSSVPVLMLTAFHDEDYKLTAFGEMADGYLEKPFSLSLLKVRIEAIFKKLQPSRVFTYGEARVDFESYTASLAGQAISMNAKELEILEYLLQHEGKARTRSQILDAVWKETEEIPFDRVIDVYIKELRKKLELDCIVTVRNVGYKLERP